One Leopardus geoffroyi isolate Oge1 chromosome C1, O.geoffroyi_Oge1_pat1.0, whole genome shotgun sequence DNA segment encodes these proteins:
- the GPR55 gene encoding G-protein coupled receptor 55 — translation MSQQPNRSRSCSFSDVDELMKTVQLTVHIPTFLLGLLLNVLAIRGFSTFLKKRWPHYAATSIYMINLAVFDLLLVLSLPFKMAMSNVWAPHPSVCTFVECFYFVSMYGSVFTICFISLDRFLVIRYPFLVGHLRSPRKIFGICCTIWVLVWAGSIPIYSFHGKVEKYTCFHNMSNDTWSPQVFFPLEVFGFLLPLGVMGFCSSRSIHILVRRRGLTEDWVQQKACIWTIAASLAVFVVSFLPVHLGFLLQFLVRNGFIVECRAKQNISLFLQLSMCFSNINCCLDVFCYYFVIKEFRMDIMAHRPSRVQLVRQDTMTSRI, via the coding sequence ATGAGTCAGCAACCAAACAGAAGCCGGAGCTGCTCCTTCAGCGATGTGGATGAGCTGATGAAGACAGTGCAGCTGACGGTCCACATCCCCACCttcctcctgggcctcctcctCAACGTGCTGGCCATCCGAGGCTTCAGCACCTTCCTGAAGAAGAGGTGGCCACATTATGCTGCCACTTCCATCTACATGATCAACCTGGCAGTCTTTGACCTGCTGCTGGTGCTGTCCCTTCCGTTCAAGATGGCGATGTCCAACGTATGGGCTCCCCATCCTTCCGTCTGTACCTTCGTGGAGTGCTTCTACTTCGTTAGCATGTACGGGAGTGTCTTCACTATCTGCTTCATTAGTCTGGATAGATTCTTGGTCATCCGGTACCCGTTCCTGGTCGGCCACCTCCGGTCCCCCAGGAAGATCTTTGGGATCTGTTGCACCATCTGGGTCCTCGTGTGGGCGGGGAGTATTCCCATCTACAGCTTCCACGGGAAGGTGGAAAAGTACACGTGCTTCCACAACATGTCCAATGACACCTGGAGTCCCCAGGTCTTCTTCCCCCTTGAGGTGTTCGGCTTCCTTCTTCCCCTGGGTGTCATGGGTTTCTGTTCCTCCAGGAGCATTCACATCCTGGTCCGCCGTCGGGGCCTCACCGAGGACTGGGTCCAGCAGAAGGCCTGCATCTGGACAATTGCAGCCAGCCTGGCTGTCTTCGTGGTCTCCTTTCTTCCGGTCCATTTGGGCTTCCTCTTGCAGTTCCTGGTACGGAATGGCTTTATTGTGGAGTGTAGAGCTAAGCAGAACATCAGCTTGTTCTTGCAATTGTCCATGTGTTTCTCCAACATCAACTGCTGCCTAGATGTCTTCTGCTACTATTTTGTCATCAAAGAATTCCGCATGGACATCATGGCCCACCGGCCTTCCAGGGTCCAGCTCGTCCGCCAGGATACCATGACCAGCAGGATCTAA
- the LOC123599607 gene encoding leucine-rich repeat extensin-like protein 3, translating to MKKKQPYYYPTPGTPPSPALPLASSPLPAALQPCLLQAPTLSPWPGPPPAGPPCLAKLLPLTSWPPPHLDAHKAHCPHMLPGVPCCPCCPCPASPPSPPYLPFCCLASLSALHSSFALDPPSGPCLASSHLGRLLSRPYSPPTQSPPPTISPPSGHPANRPRDLALLPAGTWTSRGSVSGAPAGRREQHRPGRCGAASRALWRSRKPPSPE from the coding sequence ATGAAGAAAAAGCAGCCCTACTATTACCCTACCCCCGgcactcccccttcccctgcccttccccttgcctcctcccccctccctgctgccctccagccctgcctcctgcagGCCCCCACTCTGAGCCCTTGGCCCGGCCCTCCTCCTGCTGGCCCACCTTGCCTGGCCAAGCTCCTGCCTCTCACCAGCTGGCCCCCTCCTCACCTGGACGCCCACAAGGCCCACTGTCCCCACATGCTCCCTGGAGTCCcctgctgcccctgctgcccctgccctgccagccccccttccccaccctacCTCCCCTTTTGCTGcctggcctccctctctgctcttcattCTTCCTTTGCCCTGGACCCCCCTTCTGGCCCTTGTCTGGCCTCCAGCCACCTGGGCAGACTGCTCAGCCGCCCCTactcccctcccacccagtcACCTCCTCCCACCATCTCCCCACCCTCGGGCCACCCTGCAAACCGTCCCAGGGACCTGGCCCTCCTGCCAGCGGGCACCTGGACCTCTCGGGGCTCCGTGAGTGGGGCACCGGCTGGGCGCAGGGAGCAGCACAGGCCTGGCAGGTGTGGGGCAGCCTCGAGGGCCCTCTGGCGCTCCAGGAAGCCCCCATCTCCAGA